Sequence from the Miscanthus floridulus cultivar M001 chromosome 16, ASM1932011v1, whole genome shotgun sequence genome:
cacaacattgttgtacatgtccttaatgagcccaacgtacttcgttgggactttatgtttgtccaaagcccaccatataacattccttggtattttatcataagccttctccaagttaataaaaaccatgtgtaggtccttcttcttctcactataccgctccataacttgtcttattaagaaaatggcttccatggttgaccttccgggcatgaaaccaaattggttcatagagacccgcgttattgctctcaagcgatgctcggtaactctctcccatagcttcatagtatggctcatcaacttaattccccggtaattagtacaactttgaatatcccctttattcttgtagattggtaccaatatacttctccactcgtcaggcatcttgttcgatcgaaaaatatggttgaacagtttggttagccatactatagctatgtccccgaggcatcacCACACATCGATTGGGATACCAtacggtcccatcgccttacctcctttcatccttttcaacgcctctctaaccacaaagcgcctattggtgtcatcaaaagagtcatccaactgaaaggttgtgtacgtgttctcaccattgaataatttgtcaaaatactcttgccatcgatatcggatctcatcctccttcaccaagagatgctcactTTCATCCTTATTGCACTTAACTTAGTTGAAGTCTCtcgtctttctctcacgaaccctagccatcctataaatgtctttctctccttccttcgtactcaaatattggtaaagatcctcgtacactctaccatttgccacacttacagctcgctttgcagtcttctttgccaccttgtacttctctacgttgtccacactcctatcatggtacaagcgtctatagcattctttcttctccttaatagtcctttggacttcctcattccaccaccaagtatctttagccttgcctccactttctttggttactccacacacctttgaggccaccttccgaatgttggttgccatcttctcccacatgttgtttatgtcctcttctttcttccaaaagccctctttgataaccctttccctaaatacctctgatgtctcccctttcagtttccaccactttgttctttcaatcttagcttgtttatccctatagGCATGGACCtaaaaacgaaagtctgccaccaaaagcttatgttgagaaacaacacactcccctagtATCACCTCTATCTTATAGTCACTGTCTAAAAACTCCTCTTGTTCAGAGGCACTGCCATCAGCTCCGGTTGCTTCATCTGCTTGAGCCCCATCAACAACCACCTGATCAACTCTTCTGCTGCTGAAATCAGTGTAGAAACTAGAAGCTTTTCACCTGGTTGCTTGTCCATAAACACAATCTTATGTGGGCTAAGAACCTTAGACAATTCAGCAATTGGATTACTTAGTAAATCATCCCAATTAGCACTGGCAATTATATCCTCATGATCAAAGTACACAACCAAATTCCTATGCTCTTGCGCTACTGAGGCCATAACCAGTGTGTCATGATCTGAAACTATTACCCTCAACCCTTCATTTAACCCCTTTCCTGGTAGCAACCAGTAAAACTTCAGGCTTGATCCTTCTCATAACCTAACTGCTCAGCTAAATCTTCAAACCACAGTGGTGACCATGTCTCAGCCTCCACATTATCAAACCAGTTAACCCTTTCATCCATATAAGTCCTCATATGATCATGACCAACAAAGACCCTTTCATCCATATAAGTCCTCACATGGTGAACCTCAATTGTGAACTCATCTGTGCTAGCACCTACGTCAGATGAAAAAGAATAGAGTTCTCAAAAAAATGCCACAAGCCCAATcacaaccaatccatacctaaccCTATGAATTTTGCACAAGCCCAATCACAAGCAACCTAAGGATTTCTGTAGGAAAGATCAAGTCTTCATACAAGCAAGACTAAAATTGACCAGCAACATAACCTGCAATGGCAATGATGGATGAAAAAGACGAACTCACCATACATGGGCGCCGCTTCGCTTTTTCCTCACAATCTCGCCACCATCGTCGGTTGCAGCACCGGCGTCCAGGTTCCTCGCTTGCTTCCAGCCTTCACCGCGCTTCACACCATCCTCGCTGGCATCAGTGCCGCCCCCGATCGTCGGCTCTGATAACACCCTCGTCGCCACCGTGCTCACCGAAACAGAGAAGGGAAAGAGGCGTCCGTGTAAAACGATGAAACCGAGAAGAAGGGCAATGGGGCCGAGAATAGATAAGAGAgagagctcgggggtctccgtgAAAAAAAATCATGAGCTAGTTACGTGCATGCAGACCCGATTGGATGGGGATGAGACCCAAACTATGATTAGGGACCTAAATCTGCGTTTCATGACCGAGATGCACTTTACTCTTAGAGAATACTCGGAGTAGTTAGTTGAAATCAGAGGCTATGGCACAAACATAAAGAGGTATTGAAGAGCTCAAATTTAACATCATGCAGCCATGAAGATGAAGCCTACTCAGATCCAGGAACCCTTTACTGCAAATCTCCACTACGCAAACATCACAAATTACCTCTCCAAAATTCTATAGTTCTGAACAAATGAGAAAATATGATGTCTGATCATATGCAACATCAAATAGGACATCCTTATAGCTAAAAGGTCTACCTCTGATTAATTAACAACACAGGACACATAACATTGATACAGTATAACATTAACTCGAAATGAACACCCCATGCTGGGGGAAAATAACAAAAAAACAGCAACACACCATTCAACTTGTAAAGACTGAGCACTTACAAAAGCAATATCAGATATTATAACTAACCAAGGGGTAAGGGGACAAACAAGACCATTCACTGAAAATAAATCCACACGCACAGAGGACCAAACACATTGACAAAGAACAGGTTGAGATAACCAAATTTTCCATTGCTGATGAAAATGAGATAGTAACATCAGACGTCTCATCAGGACATCACAAACAAGGAAACCGCTACCTCACCAAGCCACCACGACATAACACAGGCTACTACAAAGCACATCTCTACATATCCGAACATCAGGCAAGCACTACGAATGACGATGGACGATGACCTCTAGGCCCTCTCGCCACGGATGCGGCGCGCAAGCTGGATGTCCTTGGGCATGATGGTGACGCGCTTGGCGTGGATGGCGCAGAggttggtgtcctcaaagagcccgACAAGGTAGGCCTCGGCGGCCTCCTGCAgcgcggcgacggcggagctctGGAAGCGGAGGTCAGTCTTGAAGTCCTGCGCGATCTCCCGCACGAGCCGCTGGAAGGGGAGCTTGCGGATCAGCAGCTCCGTGCTCTTCTGGTACTTGTAGATCTCGCGGAGCGCGACGGTGCCGGGGCGGAAGCGGTGGGGCTTCTTCATGCCGCCGGTCGCCGGGGCCAACTTGCGCGCCGTCTTTGTCGCTAGCTGCTTCTGGGGCGCCTTGCCGCCGGTCGACTTCCTCGCCGTCTGCTTCATGTGAGCTATCGAGAACGAAGCCTAGGGTTTGCTGCGGGGGTGGGATGAGGGGAGGGGAGCATGCGAGATTGCTGGGGATTGGGGAATTGAGGAGGAATTGAAGTGAGCACAGAGTGCGAGGGGGAAGGTGTTTTTGTAGCGGTAGCCGGTGGGTGGGTGGGACCGCGGGAGGCTACGAAGCGTGTGCCATTATGAAAGAACGCACCCGTGCCACAACCCTAAACGTCCATAATACTCTTCTCTCCTAACCCTGTCCTCTCcctatctctctctctcgccgGTGAGGCCAAGCTGTAAGTGACCCTGTCACCATCTTCCTCCAAGCTCCTCTGTGAGTTCATGAGCGACCCGACAAGCGCTGCGAAGTCTGTCACCAGGTTGCCCATGTCCAGCTACCGTGCCACGCGTCCACCTCCCTGCTCAAACACCACCAGATTCGCAAGCAGCACCTTGCACCCTCATCGAGCACGAACGTGTCAGGACCGATGTCCAGTACTCTGTGCTGAATGAGCAAGTGGAATCTATTGTGTCGGACTCGGCGGGAGGAAGGCCTGATCGGCCCAAGATGAAGAGCGTCCGGGTGTTTGGGCCACAGTGGGTGAATGAGTGAGCCCAGTATGTGTAGCGGGTGCATGCGTGAGTACCTTTCACATATATGAGTGGCCTCAACCACAGAAGGGGGTATGAAGATTGTAATCACATATTCTAAAACTACAAACTAAGATTCGTCTACATCCTATTCCTCCTGCTCTGCTGCCTCGCCCTTGCTCCGATTCCTCTTTTCCTTTCCCCAATTGCTGACAAATTAGTATCTAGAGCCTATCGTTCCTTGGCCAATCCATCTTATCCCCATCCTGGAACCCCACGAGATCATCCATGATTATTTTACTAGATTCCGTAAGCATCTCGGTGCCATGGATCCCAACACCAAGCTTCTACTGGATGAGCTCAAGTCTGTGAAGACCTCCCTCGAATCATCCCTCGGCAGGCGTATCGGGGAGGTGGAGGCATCGCTGGGCAAGCGGATCAGGGCCGTGGAGCATACCATCACGGATTGGTTCAGCCGATTGGAGGATACCGCCAAGGTGTTCGATGAATGGAAGCCCAAGGTGGATGCGTCGGTGGCGGAGCTACGCTCAGAGTTGGGGGCGGTCCGCAAGTCTGACGTGGTGGTGGAGCAGTTGCATGAGGAGATGACTACCCTTCGCAAATCTATGAGTCGTGTGGTGCTCGACTCGGAGCCAGCGACCTCCGCTGGTGTCCTGAAGTCCCATCCCGTGGTGCCTGCGGTGACATCATCTACCAGGCACCCGGCCATCGGCCCGTTGGTTGGGCATGGCATTGCACATCATCACCGGGGGTTCGAGTCCATGGCTCAGCCCTCGGTCAAGGGTAAGCCAACCATCCACTCCCTTCCCTAGCCCACCCATCAGTTTGTCCTGCATCGGTCTCTCTCTAGTTCAGCATTGGACATGGGGGATCGGGAGTTTACTGGTGTTGAGGGTGTGCCGCATGAGTATCAGTGCATTGGGGGCCTTAGTATTCTAGTAGCAAGTTACCAAAGATGGATTTTCTAGTTTTTGATGGGGAGGATCCAAAGTTGTGGCTTAGTCATTGTGATGATTATTTCGACATGTATTCTGTTGAGCCCAGTCAATGGATTCATGTAGCCACGATGCGGATGACAGGCGCTGCATCTCGTTGGCTGCAGTCCTTGGATCCAAAGGTGAAGAAGGTTAGCTAGGAGGAGTTTTGTCAGATGGTCCTAGATCGTTTTGGTAGGGATCAGTATGAGTTGTTGATCCGCCAGATGTTTCACATATGTCAAACTAGGAATGTTCAGGAGTATGCAGTTAGGTTTACTGGTTTGGTAGATCAACTCATAGCTTATGGCAAAACTACTGATCCCCTGTTTTATGCTATGTGTTTTGTGGATGGGTTGAGGGATGACATTCATTCTGCTGTGCATATGCAACGCCCATCTACTGTGGATGTTGCCTGTGTTCTCGCCTTGTTGCAAGAAGAACTGGTGGATCCTGGGCGGAGGAAGTCGGCGTCCAAGTCTCTGCCCATGCTATCGTCAGCCACCACACCTGATCATGGCGGTTGGGCAGCTGCGAGTGGGGCTCAGTCTGATGATCATTGGCCCTATGGAGTGAAGGACAAGTTGAACACACTGCGGTCTTATAGGCGTGCCCGCAGCTTGTGTGTTCGCTGAGGAGAGAAATGGTCTCGTGACCACAAATGTCCTGAAGCCCTTCAGTTGCATGCTCTGCAAGAGTTCTAGGACATGTGCAATTCGGATGAATCTGAATGTGTTGATCAAGCTACCACTAAGGATGATTCTGTACAAGTTTTTGCGGTCCAAGTGCTAGCGTCAGTTGCTGCTTCTACTCCAGTTCGGTCTATCCATCTAGAGGGTACAGTCCAGGACATTCCAATTCAGATTTTGGTGGATTCTGGCAGTACTTGTTCTTTTGTCAGCACTGATCTAGCTATTGAGTTGACTGGTGGCCAATCTCTGGCAGTTCCACCTTGAGTTTGAATTGCTAATGGTAACACCATTGAGTGTCCATAGTTTTTCAGTGATCTCTCTTGGGAAGTGCAACAGTGTCAGTTTAGTTCAGCTTTATTGGCTTTGCCTATGCCGTCATATGATATGATTCTTAGCATGGATTAGTTGGCATGTCATAGCCCCATGCAGATTGAATGGCAGCACAAGTGGCTCTTGATTCCTCATGGCCAGACCATGGTTCGCTTGCAAGGGAAGTTGATGGCGTTACCGGAGGGTTTAGTTATCCAAGTGACTGTTGTGTCAGCTAAAGACACTGCTCAGCCCACCCCTGTTCATCCAGCGGTATCTGAAATATTGCAAGAGTTTGAGTTAGTTTTTGCTCCTCCAACTGGTTACCCTCCTGCATGGCCTTTTGATCATGCTATACCTCCTATTCCAGGGGCCTAGCCCATGCAAGTTCGTCCTTATCGCTACCCGCCCGCTGTCAAGGATGAAATTGAGAGGCAAGTAACAGATATGCTCAAGGCTGGCATTATTCAACCTAGTAATAGTCCATTCTCTTCTTCGGTATTACTTGTCAAGAAGGATGGGTCATTCAGATTTTGTGTGGATTTTCAACACTTGAATGCGATTACTGTTAAGGCCAAATACCCGGTACCGATGATCAAGGAGTTGTTGGATCAGTTGACTCATGCCTCATGGTTTACTTGTTTGGATCTCACAGCCGGCTATCACCAAATCCGTTTGCAGCCGGGTGAAGAACCAAAAATAGCTTTCCAAACCCACTCGAGTCAGTACGAGTTCCGGGTCATGGCATTTGGACTCACGGGGGCACCAGCCACATTTCAGAAGGCGATGAACACTACCCTGGCATCATTGCTTCATAAGGGagtttttgttttctttgatgATATCCTCATTTACAGCCAGTCGCTTGAAGAACATTTGGTCCACCTTTGGTAGGTGTTGGAACTCTTACACCGTGATCAGTGGCAAGTTAAACGCTCCAAATGTGTCTTCACCCAACGTTAGTTGAAATATTTGGGGCATGTTATTTCAGAGCGAGGTGTGGCGACGGACTCGGACAAGGTTCAGGCAGTTCTGAATTGGCCAGTACCATCCTTGGCTAAGGAGCTTCGTAGCTTCTTAGGATTAGCAGGCTACTATAGGCATTTTGTGAAGCATTTTGGGGTTATCTCCCGGCCTCTAACATAATTGCTAAAGAAAGGAGCCTTGTTCCTATGGTCGACAGTTCATGATGCTGCTTTTCACGCTCTAAAGCAGGGCCTGACATCTGCTCCAGTGTTGGCCATACTGGATTTTTCCAAACCTTCTGTGTGGAGACAGATGCCAGCGGGACGAGCATTGGTGCGATGCTTACACAGGAGGGTCATCCACTGGCTTTCCTCAGTAAATCTCTGTGTCCAAGCTCCCAAGGTCTGTCTACatatgtcgggtaccataaaaaggggtcccctaagcaagaaccgaaaaatcgcttagaccttataaatatcaaagccaagagacaaccaccggcaaacccccaccttatccgaggcctggctggaccacccggcccacctcgaacaatatctggGCTCACCCAAAATGGGCTCGGCCTAGAACGAAACCGcgaggccttggacgaggtactGGTTTTccgactcgcctgaggccccgcgccacaaggcctcggacgaggtaccgattctctaactcgcccgaggccggctcggcatcaaccccgtcaccaccgccttgaccgacttctctgatgggatgtcacatccaactaacgcgtccaaccactcctgcGACATCAGCCGAGCGACGGCATGATACAACGGAGTGGCCGACAagacgggagtcacatcgatgccaagctgtccgggacaggacggggcaggggttacaggccgctgtgctcggcactgtgcccatggctgacacccgtgctgcactatgctgcctaacccctgctccaaggacagcgcggcgtggaaagtcaagtttgggtccctgtagcctcggaatcgatgtacaagaccaactgcaccCTCCGAGCCTCAGCTATCCGCttccgggctcctgtagcctcgggactcgtgcccgccgagccccctacaatggttcagcctctgcaccaactggACCTCGACTCTCTACATTGTCAGCACTCTAGGACCAGCACATCGTCCGTagtacgcgccatgccctgcgtcaagctgcaggagctcccacgttgTGCACAGGACCGAgctcctatagcctcagaatAAGCGCACCCACACCGTTGCATCTACCCAGCCTCGGCTCTCtgcgccggtcaaacatacagtgaccagcacgcctccaacagaagaaggcacgcatgccaccacaggagctcccacgtcgcataggatcaggcgtgaccggcgcgtcgctccagtgcaccgaggacaagaccgctccaccgaccatgccgccacagtgacgagctatagggctcagacataccgcctctgctcatagaacgccacgtagcaaatacatgtaccgcccctatgcctccctttgactataaaagggagtgaccagggccacTTCTAGGGAGGGGACTCACACGTGCAAGCAACACACAATGCTCTGTAACACACATGCTCCCTCaccgcaagagatcaacatctcaggcAACCCACaccactctacgcagagacctgggactagctccctctctcgctcagcttgtaaacccctactacaagcacctcgatgcaaggaatacaagatggctctctcagactggacgtagggcacctattgcctgaaccagtataaaccttatgtctctttgcatcaccatcgggattaggggcacgtagtacactttcactagtcggttgaggacccgccggacccaaaacatcgatagttggtgtgccaggtaggggccatactgcgtgtcagcttcatcatcccaacaagttctggatggcagaccccgtgcgaccactgcatctcggcacggtgatctggttcgggagcctagagttcatgtctctaggatatgagtacgatatggtactatCCCATCGAGAGCCCCATCGACCAACGACGACATCAcacaccagcagcctaggcgcatGTGGCACCCGGGCCGctgctctcgtcgcgctcgccaggcacgatgcgGGCGAGACCACCCTGACACCGTGCGAGCTCAGGGCAACGCGCCGCGCTCCGCCAGTATCCCATACCgggctgttggtacagagtccctggctagggacctgtctagcttaagcttGGGCAAGAGAAAGATGCCGGTGGCGCACAGcaacgccccgtcatcaagctctgccccgctacCTCCTAAGGAGTTGACTCCGGCGGAGCGAAGCCCGGCAACGACACCATcctcgtaccccttcgggttgggcaATGTCGCCgttgcctacgcttccgctcacgcagaGCCCCCAGGATGCCACCaacgttttgccctcgacctcatcgccatAACCccaacccacacccacgctgactccttggaggaggacgaggcatgggccggagcggacttctctgggcttcacaaccctaaagccatgcgccacttcttggccgcgagcgactactgcttcggctactctgactccaatgacgaagacacttacgatcccactcgtgagtgcttcaacatcAAACTCAGGATGCCGAGCACGagcgatgaggatgaaggggcaggCAATCACTCCCCGCCCCATGAGGGGGCGGACGACACCACACCTCCATGCGTCGAGCCCCCGACAACATGGAACGAGAACCCCGCCCCCGAGGAACTTTgacgcctagacctggagcagctctatGAGCTTTAGGCCATGGTCgaacaagactgactccttctgcagcagcttcgagacactctcgagcaagagcagcggggtcgcagtgatggcggagcagcccgacagagggctcgcgacgtcaaccaccgcatcaacaacgacgaagggggcgaacaaccccctatcttcaatcgcgctagccagaacatcgcggcagcagcgatgctactccggacaatgcccgagccctctacctcggaggggcgatgggtccacggcgagctccgagacctcctcgagaccgccgtggtacagcaggccgaaagttctgcCTCTCGACGGCGCGGGGGCGCCTCGGAACTACCCATGGCATCGCCTcggcaggatagagaggccttgGTTAGTActgagcctgctcgggcaccgaaAGCCAACgtggccccctcggtgcacgatcgCCTCAGCGATCGAcacgaggcgcaaggcgaccatgatgtggtcagTAGGCGATGGCGCCATGACAACGATGGGcccacccgaggctaccacccgcaccgaggcggtcgctatgacagtgggaagggccgtacattgtcacccaagtgctaaagcccgggacctacaagctagccaacgagaagggcgaaatcctcaccaacgcttggaacatagaacagctacgtcgcttctacccttaaattcccaagcattgtatacattgtttctcgaaatacaataaagaagcgttctttagttgttctaatttttcgagaaaccccccgagcccatcgatgggggatcggcgttacgataacgctataagggagactcggctctacctctgcagaGGTGGCCACCGCaaggctcgaacaagactcggctctacctctgtagaaccgagcctccctcaggggctagaaggggggacccccccaTAAGTCCCAGACActatttttagtcgtttttcgaaaaaaaaaattctacgccaaactctcttgcgtactctgacaaatcgattgtaaaaaaactAAGGACTGAAAGtctatctcagggccaaaaggcttgCCGAGCGACGAGAcagcctatgcctctgggctacggcaactc
This genomic interval carries:
- the LOC136510980 gene encoding histone H3.2-like; this translates as MGNLVTDFAALVGSLMNSQRSLEEDAHMKQTARKSTGGKAPQKQLATKTARKLAPATGGMKKPHRFRPGTVALREIYKYQKSTELLIRKLPFQRLVREIAQDFKTDLRFQSSAVAALQEAAEAYLVGLFEDTNLCAIHAKRVTIMPKDIQLARRIRGERA